In Desulfosudis oleivorans Hxd3, the DNA window CAGTCAATGGCCGTGTTGCCGCCGCCGATGACGGCGCACTTTCTGCCCACCGGCACCGGGTCCGTGCCGGCGCCCTGCTGCCATGCGGCAAATTTGGTGAGAAAGGATATGCCGGTGTAAACACCCTTGAGGTCGTTGCCTTCAATCTTAAGACCGTAATCCTTCCATGCGCCGATGCCCAGGAAAATGGCGTCGTACCCGGCGGCCATCAGGCTGCCCATGTCAAAATCACGGCCCAGCCGCATGTTGGGCTTGTGCTCGATGCCCATGTTGAGAATGCCGTCGGTCTCCCACTTCAGCACTTTTTTGGGCAGCCGGTATTCGGGAATACCGTAACGGATCATGCCGCCCAGCTCCGGGTTGTCGTCAAAAATGGTCACGCCGTGTCCCACCCGGCGCAGAAAATAGGCGGCGGTCAGGCCGGCCGGGCCGCCGCCGATCACCGCTACCTTCTTGCCGGTGGACGGCGCGCAGGAAATGGGCAGCCGCTTGCCGGAGTTCATCTCATAGTCAGCCGCAAACCGCTTGAGCTGGTTGATGGAGACCGGCTCATCCACCACCCCGCGGCGGCACTTGTCCTCGCAGGGATGGGGGCAGACCCGGCCGCAGGCCAGCAGCAACGGGTTTCTCTCCCGAATGGTGTTGACCGCGCCCTCATAGTCGCCGGTTTTGATCTGGTTGATGTACTTGGGAATATCGATCTGGGCCGGACAGGTCTGGGTGCACGGCGCATGGGCTCCGTTGGTGGCATTGAACTCAAAGAGCCGCTGGGACATGGTTTTGACCCGAATGATGTTCTTCGGACAGACCGCCTCACAGGCCCCACACCCCACGCACTTGGCCGGGTCCACCACCGGGTAGCCGTCTTCGCCCATCACGATGGCGTCAAAGGCGCAGGCTTTAATGCAGTCACCGTATCCCAGGCATCCGGTGGGGCAGTCCCGCCGGCCGCCGTACAGGGCCGTGACCGCGTTGCAGGAAAGGATTCCCTTGTAGTTGTATTTGTTTTCCGCCCGGTTGCCGCCGGTGCACTCGTTTTCCGACACCCTGGGCTCGGCGGTTCCCGGATCCACTCCCATGATGGCGGCGATATTGGCCGCGGAATCCGGCCCACCCACAATACAGACACTGGGCAGGGCCTCTCCCTTCACCACCGCCGCGGCAGCGGCTGAACAGCCGGCATATCCGCACCCGCCGCAGTTGGCGCCGGCGGTTGCCGATTCGACCTCTGCGATACGGGGGTCTTCATAAACATAAAACACACGGGAAGCAACACCCAGAATGACGCTGCTGGCCATGCCCAGCCCCAACATGGAAAGAATCGCATTTAACACTGCATACTCCTTCGAGTTACAATTACAATAGTATGATTAAGCCATGCCTTTGAACGCGAAAAACGCCAGCGCGATCATGCCCGCGGTCACCAGACCGATGGAGGTATCCTGCAGCGGCTTGGGCACCTTGCCCAGGTTGATCCGCTCCCGCACGCCGGCAAACAGGATCAGGGCCAGGCCGAAACCCACCGCGTAGGAGAAGGAGGCCACCAGGGCCTGCAGAAAATTATACTCCTCCTTGATGTTGATCAGGCAGGCGCCCATCACGGCGCAGTTGGTGGTGATCAGGGGCAGAAAGATGCCCAGGCCCGCGTAGAGGGCCGGAATGCTCTTTTTCAGGAACATCTCCACAAACTGGACCAGGGAGGCGATCACCAGGATAAAGGCCAGGGTGCGCAGAAATTCAAGGTCAAGCCACTTGAGCAGGAACACGTCCACGCACCAGGTGATCATGCCGGCCATGACCAGGACGAACACCACGGCCATGGACATGCCCACCGCGGTCTCCATTTTCTTGGAGGTGCCCAGAAACGGACAGTTACCCAGGAACTGGGCCAGCAGAATGTTGTTGATCAGAATACAACTGATGGCCAGAAGAATATATTCGGTCATGATGGTCTCCTATTTTTCCAGCATGTTCATGATACAGAGCATCAGGCCGAGGCACACAAAAGCGCCCGGCGCCTGCACCATAAAGGCAAACGGCAGAAACGCGTCGCCGAACAGTGAATAACTGTTGCCGAGGACCGTCAATGTGCCGGCGCCAAGGGCCTCCCGGACCGCGGCAATGGCGGCCAGGGACAAGGTAAACCCGACACCCATACCGAGCCCGTCGGCAATGGATGGCAACAGGGGGTTTTTAAAAGCAAAGGCCTCGGCCCGTCCCAGCACGATGCAGTTCACAACGATCAGGGGGATAAAAATGCCCAGTTGCAGGAACAGGCTGTAGGTATAGGCCTGCATCAGCAATTCCACCAGGGTCACAAAGGTGGCGATGATGGTGATAAAACAGGCGATGCGCACCTTGGTGGGAATGACGTTTCGCAGCATGGAAACCAGAATGTTTGACCCCACCAGCACAAAGGTGGTGGCAAGCCCCATGCCGATGCCGTTTTCCACTTTGGTGGTCACGGCAAGGACCGGGCAGAGGCCCAGCACCAGCCGAAACGGCGGAATCTCCGCCCACAACCCCTTGGTAAACTCTTGCGTAATAGACTTGGCCATTTTCAACTCCCCTGTTTATAAACTTGCTATCTTGTTTTTGATCTCGTCTTCCAGCTGCTGGTAAATCTCACCGGCATTGGTGGCGGCATTGCACACGGCCCCGGAGGTAACGGTAGCACCGCTGATGGCGTCGATCTGGCCGCCGGCGCTTTTGACCTTGAACGTCTGGGTCACGGGAAGGCCCACAAACCGGTTCACCAGATCCGGCTCGCTCTTGGCCCTGGAGCCGATGCCCGGGGTCTCGCTGTGAGTGGTCACGCCGGCGCTGGCAATGGTGCCGGTGTCAATATCCACCCCCACCATCAGGCCCACATCACCGCCGAACCCGCCCTTGCCGCTGACGCTCAGGGCCACGTACCGGACCTTTCCGTCCACGGCGATGGGAAAAAGGGTCACCGCCTCCTTGCCCTCGCCAAGGGTGAACCGGTCAGCGATCATGTCATTGGAAGCGTTTGCAAACATCTCCCGCAGCACCGGCCCCTGCACAAAGTTGAGTACCTGAAGCTCGATCTTGTCCTGTGTCGCGGCCCGCACACCGGCCAGCAGTCCGCCGGAAACCGCGGTCAAAACGGTCAGCACCACCACCATTTTAATTAATTCACGCATTATGCTACCTTCCCCATTGCTTTTGGTCTGATTTTATCAACAAGTGGATTGATCAGGTTGATCACCAGAATGGCAAACACCACACCGTCCACATGCACGCCGATGTTTCTGATCAGAACGGTCAGCAGACCGCCGGCGGCGCCGTAGATCAGCATGGGTACAAAATTAACCGGTGAAGAGGAGTCCTCTGTGGCCAGAAAAAAAGCGCCGATCAGCGTGTAGCCCGTCAGCAGGTGAAAGACCGGGCCCGCATACTCCACGGGCTTGGCCAGGCTGAACACCAGGGCCGTGACAAACACACCGGCCAGAAAAGAGACCGCAATCTCCCACCGGATATAGCCCCTTATCATCAGGTAGATGCCGCCGATGAGAATGCCCAGGCCGAAAGTGGCGCCGATGCCGCCGGCCTGTTTGCCCATCAGCAGGTCCATGGGCGTAAACCCGGCCACGCTGGCCGAACCGAAATACTTGGCCGACCACATCGGGTAGACCATGTTGAAGCCGGTTTCGTAGTCGGCCAGCATGTAATTAAAATCCACGAAAGCGGGCCATGAAACACCCAGAATCGCCAGGCTGATGAGGGCAGGATTAAAAGGATTGGCGCCCAGGCCGCCGAAAATCTGCTTGGCGATGACAATGGCCACAAAAGTGCCGGTGATCACCATCCACCAGGGCGTGGTGGCCGGCAGCAGCATGGCCAGAAGCAATCCCACCAGGGCGGCATTGCCGTCTCCCACGGAAACCGGTGTTTTGGAAACCCTGTTAATCAGCAGCTCCCAGAGTATGGCGGTGGACACGGAGAGGCAGACCACGGCCAGGGCCGGCACACCATAGGTCAGGATGCCGGCGATCACCGGAATCAGGGCCACCAGCAGAATATTATAGTGCCGGGCCGACAGGCTGCTGCCGTCATGCCAGAACGGCGCATGTGAAACAACCAGTTTTTTAGAACTATGCTGCATGATCCGCCTCCGCTGTAGTGAGTCTGGCAAATTCGTACTTGCCGAGTTGTATATACTGGAATATCGGAATTCGTGCCGGGCATACGCAACTGCACAGGCCGCAGTCAATGCAGGAAAGCAGGTCGTGGCTGTCCACGGCCTCGCCGTACTCCCCGGCCTGTAGATAGCGGATCAGCACATTCACCGGCACCCGGGCCGGACAGATTCTCACGCAGTCACCGCAGTTGATGCAGCTGTTTTCCGACACATCGAAAATCTGGTCGGCGCCCTGCACAAAAATCATGTCTGTATCCGGTCCCACGGGATGACTTTCGGTGTAGACCGCGGTTCCGGTCAGCGGGCCGCCCAGGACCAGCCGGTCGTTTTCACTGACCGCCTGGGAACAGGCGGAAAGCACCTGGCCCACCGGCGTGCCCAGCACCACCGACACCAGTTTCTTGGTCCCGTTTTTCAACACCACGGTAACGATCTTACGATCCGGAACCCTGCCCTTCTCATAGGCTTTCCCCAGGGCCGCCACCGCCTCGGCACTGACAAAACAGATGCCCGCCGCCTCGCAGGTGGTATCGGCCGGAATGGTCATCCCCAGCAGGTCTTTTGCCATAATACGCGGGTTGGCCGCCGGGTAGGCAGCGCCGACCTTTTTTATTTCCAGCCCGCCGGCCTGCAGGCCGGGCGCCATCCTGTCGAACACCGTCAGCATCATTCGGGGCGCGCCGCCCAGCATCTTTTTCAGGGCCTCGGCACCCCGCAGAATGGCATCCATGCCGGCTTTCAACACATACTGGCGGGTCACGCACAGCAGGTCCGAATCCACACCGCATACAACGATCGTCTTGATCTTGTCGGGTGTGTCAAACAGCGCGACAGGCAACCCGCCGGGCACGCACCGCAAAAACCGGTCGGCAGCCTCCAGCGACGGGGTTTTACCGGCCTGGGCAAAGGCGTCATCCGCCGCGGCACTCGCATCCACCTTGACGGTTACAGCGGTATACCGCCGGCCGAAATTCCCGGTATAGGCATCCACCGAGGACACCGTACCGCCCAGGGCCGCCGTGGCATAAGCGTCGCTGCCGGCAATGGGTGATACCGCCTGGCCTTGGGCAATGGCGTCTCCTGTATGGACCTGCAACGCCGTCTGATTTTCAAGGGGCGTGTCCACCAGCAGGGTGATAGCGGCGGGTGCCGGTATTTCCTGGGCCGCCAGGGTCGAATCCAGGGGTTCATACATCAATGTAGGCTTTGCCAATCCGAAAAACGGTCTTTTTATCATCGCCTTACCTTTTTCATCCCATTAACTATTAAATGCCGTGACACCGCCGCGGCAAACGTGTCTCTACTGGGCGTGGCACTCGCCGCAGGCAACGGGTCCCGCCCCATAATCCTCGTGACATCCGATGCACTGGTCATGCAGGGCGTCCGACGTCTTCTGAAACTTCATGATCATTGCATCCCCGTAATCCGGGTCGTGGCACTCGCTGCAGGAGGCCGGAATATCCTCGCCTTCGGCCAGAGCATGGCAGTCCTTGCAGGTCCAGGCCTCCGGTTCGGTCTCCAGCACCACATGGTGCTCATCAAAAATATAGTCGTCGTAAATCACGGGGTGGCAGGCCGTGCACTCGGAAGGAACGGTCTTGACGTCAGCGGCCCGGTGACATTCGGCGCACGACATGTAATCGCCCGTTTCACCGTGATGATGACAGGCGGCGCAGTCGTCCACCTGGGCATGCATCTGATGGTCGAACATCACATCCCCCCCCAGGCTTTTGTAAACCTTCCGAACAGGTTCGTCAGGCTTTTCCGCGGGCACCGCCGCGTAACAGACCACGCCCACAATCAGTAAAATTGCGGCCAGACCGTAAGCAAGTTTTGTCTCCTTTTGTGATCCCATCTACATGTCCTCATTCCAGGTTTTAGAAAACGGGTTTGAATTAAAAATTGTAAAAAATATTCTCTAGCACAGTCGATGCGGCCTTTTCAAGTGTTTTATGTCAAAAATGACCGATATCAGCCGGTTTCCGCAAAAGGCGGAAGAAAAACGAGGAGTACACGTATAACTACTTGAATTTAAAATGAGGTGCAGAGAAAACGGGTAAGCCCGCTCAGAACGGCCAGAGAAAACACTTGAGGGACGCTTCAAGGCTTTTTCGGCACCCGGCATACTGGCGGGCATACAGGTCGGCCCTGGCCTGGACCTTCCGGGCCACGGCCAGCAGAGAAGGCTTTTTCTGATGGGTGCCCCGGGAAAAACCGCCCTGGCCCTCATGGTAGGCAAGATAGAGGCTGTAGGCGTCACTGGCGGCGATACCGCACTTCACCCGGCTCAAGTGACAATACCAGCCGATAAAGTCCACGGCATCGGCAAAATCGTCCCGGTCGGCCCCGGCGTTGCCCGTGGCCCTTTGATAGGCGTCCCATGTGGCGTCCAGTGCCTGGGCATACCCGTAGGCGGAGGAGGGGCGCGGGCCGGGCAGAAGACAAAGGCAGGTGGTGCGGGGCGGCCTGGCCTTGGGCTGAAAGCGGGACTCCTGGTGCATAATGGCCATCAGTACCGGTATGGGAATGCCCCATCGCCGGGAGGCGGCGTGGGCCGGCTTGAACCAGTCGTCCTTCTCTTTAAAAATACGGCAGACATTGTCCCGGGAGGAGAGCGGTTGGAAGCCGGCACAGCCGAAAACCGACATGCCGGCACACAGACAAACGATTCCCAAAAGCACGGGTTTTATATAGGACTCGGCTTTTGTCATGGTGTCGCTGCCGGCCCGCTCAGAAAGGTTTTCTTCCGGCAGGCAGACCATTAAGATTTACAGGCAGTTGTTTTCGTAAAGACAACGGCTGTTTTAAAAAAATCGGGCGGCGGGCATGACGGGGAAAGACATGCTCGCCGCCGGAATCAACAGAAATCCGCAACCAGGGGCCTGGAAAACGGTACCGTAGCCCGTCTATTTGGAACCGCGCTTGGACGCCTTGAGCGGGTTTACTTTCGACTTGGTCGCTGCGGCATCCACCACATGGGTGGCCAGGTTGCACCGGCCCCGCTTCCATTTGGCCGCGGGGTCAGGGGTGGCTGTACAGTACAGACCTGTGGGAAACTCGGCAATGCGTTTACAGCCCGAACAGGCTTCCACAACAGGCTTGCACACCCCTCCGATAAAGGAGCAGCCCGCCGCCGTCATAAAGGGACATTCGACATTCTCTTTTACAGTTACGCACAACATGATGACAACACCTCCATGAAACAGACCGCCCTGCCAGTACATGGACAGGGCATAAAAAATTAAAGTTCTATTTTTTAAATCCATTCGAAGGGCAAGTCAAGGCTTTTTTGGCTTTTTGTGTTTTGCTGCGCCTGGATTTCTCCCGGAAAACCTGATAGAGTGTCCGGATCATAACGGCCCGCATGTCGTGACACCGTTCCCCCTTCAGGAGGCAGCAATGGACCGCACAGTGATCATTTATGGCAAGCACACATGACCCTTCACCCGGTTGGCCCGTGAGGCCTATGCCGCGTCCGGACGGACAGTGGACTATCGCGATGTGGCGCAGGGATCGCCCGACACCCTTGACGCCATGCTGACCCTTTCCGGTGGCAACCGGAAAATACCGGTGATCGTGGATGAAGGCCGGGTGATCATCGGCTTTCAGGGACGGGGCTGAAAGGCCTAGTCACAACCGGCCGGCGGCCGGATTCCAACAACCCCACCAGAACAGGAAAAAAACAACAATGAGCAGACAGTTTCTCCTTGATGAGTTCAAGCTGGAAGAGTCCTGGCGTCTTTTTAAAATCATGGGCGAATTTGTCGAAGGCATCGACGAGCTTCACAACATCGGCCCGGCGGTGAGCATCTTCGGATCGGCCCGGCTGCACCCCGATTCGCCGGTTTATCAAAAAGCTGAAAAAGTTGCTGGTCTGTTTGCCGAAAACGGTTTTGCCGTGATTACCGGCGGCGGCGGGGGCATCATGGAAGCGGCTAACAAAGGGGCCTCGGCAAAGGGAGGCAAATCGGTGGGATTGAACATCGACCTGCCCTTTGAGCAGAAGCCCAATGATTATGCCAATATCAAACTCCAATTCCACTATTTTTTCATTCGCAAGGTCATGTTCGTCAAGTATGCCCAGGCCTACATCATCATGCCCGGCGGATTCGGCACAATGGATGAGCTGTTCGAGGCGGTCACCCTGGCCCAGACCCAGCGCATTCGGCCCCTGCCCATCATTTTGATGGGGTCGGACTACTGGTCGGGCCTGGTGGAGTGGGTACGGGCCACCCTGCTGGCCGATGGCGCAATTTCTGCGGAAGACATGGATTTTCTTCAGATTATCGACGAACCGGAAGCAGTGGTCAAGGCCGTCAAAAAGCTGGTAATTCTGTAGGCTAAATCATTGGTGTTCAAAACCGTTCCCAAAAGAACGTTTAGGCTTTACAACTATTTGAATTTACAAATTCCGGGAATGGGGCATCAATGGCAGGCCCCGCCCATTGCAGCGCAGCCGAACGCAAATGCTTTTTTCGGGAAAAAGCGGGCAGGCTGTTTGAGCACCGCGAAGCGGGCGAGTTCCTGCCCTGGATGTTTCACGAGCTGATTTGGCCGCAGATGCAAGGCGCGGCATGCGACGCTGTAGCCGGTCTACTGCGAGCATGCCGCAACACAGCAGATGCGGCCAAGGCGGCTCGCCCGAAGGGGGAATTTTTTCGACAGAAAAATAACAGATTCCCTTAAAATCAACTTTTTGTTGTCGAAAAAATTCATGAAATATTCAGGTGCCCGCGCCGAACAAAGCGTTTGCGCAAGGGAAGCCACGCCTGTGGCGTGGCGAGCCAGAGGCCAAGCTGTCACGCCTGCGGCGTGATTCTTTTGGTACTTTTCTTGCCGCCAAGAAAAATACACGGATAAGCAGGATAAGAGAGATATCCTTTAAGAGCACTGCCGTAAAGACAATTCGATTTCGATCCCGATCCCGATAGCAATTCGATTTGGATAAACAACCGGGAATCTGTCCTGCCACAATTAAAACCGTTTTGGGACAACAATGAGCCTAAATATTTCATGAAATGTCCGGGCTCGCCGGGAAAGGGACGCCTTCCCGGCTACTCTTCCTGAAGCCCGCCGTTGCTGAGTTGCATCTGGCAGAGCCGGGCATAATCCCCTTTTCGGGCCAGCAACTCCTCGTGCTTTCCCTGCTCGGTGATCCGGCCGTCCGACAGCACCACGATCCGGTCCGCATGGTGGACCGTGGAGAGCCGGTGAGCAATCACAAAGGTGGTGCGGCCCTTCATCAGGTTGGCCAGAGCCTTCTGCACCACTGCCTCGGATTCACTGTCCAGGGCCGAAGTGGCCTCATCCAAAATCAGGACCGGCGCGTCCTTGAGCAGGGCCCGGGCAATGCAGAGCCGTTGCTTTTGCCCACCTGAAAGACGCGCTCCCAGCTCGCCGATCATGGTATCAAACCCCTTGGGAAACCCCACGACAAAGTCATACGCATAGGCGTCTTTTGCCGCCTGAAGGATATCCGCCTCCGATGCATCCTGATTACCGTAAGCGATGTTGTTGCGCACGGTGTCGTTGAACAGGATGGGCTCCTGGGTGACAATGGCGATCTGCTCCCGCAGCGAGGCGATGGATGCCTTGCGGATGTCCGTGCCATCGATAAGAATGCGACCGGAGGCCACATCATAAAACCGGGGAATCAGGTTGACAAGGGTGGTTTTGCCGCCGCCGCTGGCGCCCACCAGGGCCACCACTTCGCCCGGCGCCACCGTCAGGTTGATGTCGGTAAGTACCGGCCCGCCGGTGTCGTAGACAAACGAGACCTTCTCAAACGCCACTGTGTGGGGGGCCCGTTGTATCGTCACCGGGTCCGGCGCTTCAACGATATCGGACCGGGTTTCTAAAATATCGTAGACCCGGTCCACGGCGGCCAGCCCCTGCTGAAGCAGGGCATTTAAACCGGAAATCTTTTTCACCGGGTCGTACATCAGCATCACCGCCGCCAGAAACGACAGAAAGGTACCGGTGGTATAGACCCCGCTGATGACCCGGGAGCCGCCCAGCCAGATGACAAAGGCGATGCCCGCCCCGGCCACGAACTCCATGAGCGGAGACGACAGTGCCCGCACCATGATGCTTTTCATCTCAATCACAAAAAGCGACCGGGACTTTTCATAAAACCGGGCCTCTTCGTAGGCCTCCATGCCAAAGGCCTTGACGATCTTGTTGCCGGAAAAGGTCTCGTGCAGAAAAGCGTTCATGTCGGCGATGGTCTCCTGGCTCCGGGTGGAGACCCGCCGCACCTTCCGGCCGATGGCCACCACCGGGTAGAAGGCCACCGGCAGGACGATGAAGGCCACCAGGGCCAGCTCCCATATCTGGTAGAAGATCAGCCCCAGCAGGAAAAAAACCGTGCAGAAGTCGCGTACCATGGAGGTGACGGCATTGGAGACAACGATCTTGATGAGATTCACATCATTGGTGATGCGGGACATCAGGACCCCGGTGCGCTCCTTGTGAAAAAAGGCCAGAGGGAGCTGACATATCCGGGCATAAAGATTGTCCCGAAAATTTTTGATGATGCCCTCGGCCACCCGGCCCATGAAAAACTCCTGGCCGTACATGCCCGTGCCCCGCAGCAGGGAGACAATCACCACCGCCAGCGGAATCAGCCGAAGCATTTGGGCGTCCTTGGTGATAAAAATCTGATCAATGGCCGGCTTGATGAGATAGGCAAGGGCCGCGGTGGTAGCCGATGTCAGCAGCATGCAGGCCACGGCCAGGTAAAGCCGGAAACGGTTTCCCTTGATGTATCCCAGCAGGCTGCGGTGTCGTGGTTTTAATCGAAAAATCGCCATCAGGTTACCCCTTCATTCAGCAGCCGGGCCGCGATTCCGGCGGCCCGGGCAGATGCCCCGGGACCGCCCAGGCGCTTCCGAACTTCGGCAAGCTCCTTTCGAACGGTCTCCAGTTCCTGGGGATCAGAAATCATCGACATGATGCGCGCGGCAATATGCTCCGCCGACGCATCTTTCTGAATCAGCTCCGGCACAACCGCTTTTCCGGCGATCAGGTTCACCAGGCTGATGTGCTCCAGCCGGATCAATGCCTTTGCCAGCCAGTAACTGAGAAACGACACCTTGTAAATCACCACCATGGGAACGCCGTACAGGGCCGTTTCAAGGGACACGGTGCCGGACACCGCCACAACGCAGGTGCTCCTCTTCAACACCTGGGTCACGTCACCGGGAACAATGGTAAAAGGAACGGTGCCGATATACTTTTCCGTGATTGAAGCCATGCTTTCCACCGGAATCGAGTGCGCGCAGGAGACCATGAAAGTGACATGGGGATGGCGACGGCTGATCCGGGCCCCGGCTTCCATCATTACAGGCAGGTGTCGTGCCACCTCGCTGCCCCTGGAACCGGGCAGCAGGCCCACCACTGTCCGCCCTTCTGTTCTCTCGTATAACGGCGCCGGACCGTATCCGGCGTCCAGCAGGGGATGGCCCACAAAGGTCACGGGGACATCGTGGGCCTTAAAAAAATCGGCCTCAAAGGGAAGAATCACCGCCGTGTGATCCACCCGTTTTCGAATGGTGCGCACCCTGCCTTTTCGCCAGGCCCATACCTGGGGAGAAATATAGTAAAAAACGGGAATGCCGTGCTTTTTGGCCGTTGCGGCCATTCTCAGGTTAAAATCGGGAAAATCGATAAGCACCAGCAGATCGGGAATGCGGGAGGCCAGCATCCTTTTGGCCGTTTTCATGCCGCTTAGGATATCCGGCATGCGGGCAATCACCTCGGTGATTCCCACCACCGAAAGCCGCTCCGCCTCCACCAGAATCTTGGCGCCGGCCCGGCGCATGGCCGCCCCTCCAATGCCGCAGAAAAAAAGAGGGTCCTTAATCTGTTCGCGCATGTTTCGGATCAGGTTGGCGCCGTGCAGGTCGCCGGAGGCCTCGCCGGCAATGATCATCACGCACCGGCCCACTGGCACCCTGTTCGGCAAAGCATGCTTATCCAATCCGGTCTCCTGTGCGCTGAATCTGGTCCGCCACATTCAGGGCCACCCGC includes these proteins:
- the msbA gene encoding lipid A export permease/ATP-binding protein MsbA; its protein translation is MAIFRLKPRHRSLLGYIKGNRFRLYLAVACMLLTSATTAALAYLIKPAIDQIFITKDAQMLRLIPLAVVIVSLLRGTGMYGQEFFMGRVAEGIIKNFRDNLYARICQLPLAFFHKERTGVLMSRITNDVNLIKIVVSNAVTSMVRDFCTVFFLLGLIFYQIWELALVAFIVLPVAFYPVVAIGRKVRRVSTRSQETIADMNAFLHETFSGNKIVKAFGMEAYEEARFYEKSRSLFVIEMKSIMVRALSSPLMEFVAGAGIAFVIWLGGSRVISGVYTTGTFLSFLAAVMLMYDPVKKISGLNALLQQGLAAVDRVYDILETRSDIVEAPDPVTIQRAPHTVAFEKVSFVYDTGGPVLTDINLTVAPGEVVALVGASGGGKTTLVNLIPRFYDVASGRILIDGTDIRKASIASLREQIAIVTQEPILFNDTVRNNIAYGNQDASEADILQAAKDAYAYDFVVGFPKGFDTMIGELGARLSGGQKQRLCIARALLKDAPVLILDEATSALDSESEAVVQKALANLMKGRTTFVIAHRLSTVHHADRIVVLSDGRITEQGKHEELLARKGDYARLCQMQLSNGGLQEE
- the lpxB gene encoding lipid-A-disaccharide synthase, with protein sequence MDKHALPNRVPVGRCVMIIAGEASGDLHGANLIRNMREQIKDPLFFCGIGGAAMRRAGAKILVEAERLSVVGITEVIARMPDILSGMKTAKRMLASRIPDLLVLIDFPDFNLRMAATAKKHGIPVFYYISPQVWAWRKGRVRTIRKRVDHTAVILPFEADFFKAHDVPVTFVGHPLLDAGYGPAPLYERTEGRTVVGLLPGSRGSEVARHLPVMMEAGARISRRHPHVTFMVSCAHSIPVESMASITEKYIGTVPFTIVPGDVTQVLKRSTCVVAVSGTVSLETALYGVPMVVIYKVSFLSYWLAKALIRLEHISLVNLIAGKAVVPELIQKDASAEHIAARIMSMISDPQELETVRKELAEVRKRLGGPGASARAAGIAARLLNEGVT